One Zootoca vivipara chromosome 9, rZooViv1.1, whole genome shotgun sequence DNA window includes the following coding sequences:
- the LOC118079060 gene encoding neurophysin 1-like — protein MSYNMLAFCLLWLLAFSSACYIQNCPIGGKRSLLDLEVRKCISCGPRNRGHCFGPNICCGEELGCYFGTAETMRCQEENFLPTPCESGRKPCGNSGGTCAASGICCNNEGCMVDSACEQE, from the exons ATGTCTTACAATATGCTAGCCTTCTGCTTGCTTTGGCTCCTGGCTTTCTCTTCGGCTTGCTACATCCAGAACTGCCCCATTGGAGGGAAGCGCTCCCTCCTGGACCTAGAAGTCAGAAAG TGCATCTCCTGTGGGCCAAGAAACAGAGGGCATTGCTTTGGTCCCAACATCTGTTGCGGGGAAGAACTAGGCTGTTACTTTGGCACAGCGGAAACCATGAGATGCCAGGAAGAAAACTTCCTCCCAACGCCTTGCGAGTCTGGAAGGAAGCCGTGCGGCAACAGCGGAGGGACCTGCGCTGCATCGGGCATCTGCTGCAACAATG AGGGCTGCATGGTAGACTCTGCCTGTGAACAAGAATGA
- the MRPS26 gene encoding small ribosomal subunit protein mS26, with protein MLRGLVPFSGRGGLLGRSLAPLLAAPSRGRKTRHDPPAKSKAGRIKVPPPVDPAELLVVLDRYERYRRVMTALRGEFKEEVLRKHYAEKYGEVWKKREEAANKEHQQLMAWNDAENRRLQERREERLRKEAAADEERRLQGAQNRATYMEEILKEKEREVLQLQEEAKNFITPENIDERIEECLDNPRNYNFAIDKEGRIAKRSSLP; from the exons ATGCTTCGCGGGCTCGTCCCCTTCTCCGGCCGGGGCGGCCTTCTGGGCCGGAGCCTGGCGCCGCTCCTGGCCGCTCCTTCGCGGGGCCGTAAGACGCGCCACGACCCCCCGGCCAAATCCAAAGCCGGCAGGATCAAGGTGCCGCCGCCCGTCGACCCGGCCGAGCTGCTGGTGGTGCTAGACCGCTACGAGCGCTATAGGCGGGTAATGACCGCCCTCAG AGGTGAGTTCAAAGAAGAGGTGCTGCGGAAACATTATGCAGAGAAGTATGGAGAAGTgtggaagaagagagaggaggctGCAAACAAGGAGCATCAACAGCTGATGGCCTGGAATGATGCAGAGAACAGACGTCTACAGGAACGGAG GGAGGAGCGCCTCCGAAAGGAAGCAGCAGCTGATGAAGAACGCCGACTGCAAGGAGCTCAGAATCGGGCTACCTATATGGAAGAAATTCtcaaggagaaggagagagaggtgctCCAGTTGCAG GAAGAAGCCAAGAACTTCATCACCCCTGAAAATATAGATGAGCGGATTGAGGAGTGCCTAGACAACCCCCGCAACTACAATTTTGCCATtgataaggaaggaaggatagcCAAGCGGAGCTCCTTGCCTTAG
- the LOC118079056 gene encoding neurophysin 2-like, with protein sequence MPASPITTSLSTGNCFSNGCITCGPEMTGRCFGPSICCGEEFGCLFDTPETARCLEENDLPDPCASGWKWCGDEGRCAVQGTCCGLESCTDDAECVRP encoded by the exons ATGCCTGCATCTCCAATCACAACTTCCTTGAGCACTGGCAATTGTTTTTCCAATGGG tgcatCACCTGCGGTCCTGAAATGACAGGACGCTGCTTTGGCCCCAGCATCTGCTGCGGAGAAGAATTTGGCTGCCTCTTTGACACCCCAGAAACAGCACGCTGCCTGGAGGAAAATGACCTGCCTGACCCCTGCGCGTCCGGCTGGAAGTGGTGCGGTGATGAAGGGAGATGTGCAGTCCAAGGCACATGCTGCGGTCTCG AGAGCTGCACCGATGATGCAGAGTGCGTGCGTCCCTGA